One stretch of Enterobacter sp. RHBSTW-00994 DNA includes these proteins:
- the mlc gene encoding sugar metabolism global transcriptional regulator Mlc: MVADSQPGHIDQIKQTNAGAVYRLIDQLGPVSRIDLSRLAQLAPASITKIVREMLEAHLVQETEIQEPGSRGRPAVGLVVETEAWHYLSLRISRGEIFLALRDLSSKLVVEDRLELPLDAEQPLLESILSHIDHFFIRHQQRLERLTAIAITMPGIIDTENGIVHRMPFYDGVKEMPLGDVLENHTGVPVYIQHDISAWTMAEALFGASRGARDVIQVVIDHNVGAGVITDGRLLHAGSSSLVEIGHTQVDPYGKRCYCGNHGCLETIASVESVLELAQVRLSQSMSSTLHGQPLTVDSLCAAAKQGDLLAKDIITGVGNNVGRILAIMVNLFNPQKILIGSPLSQAADILFPAISDCIRQQSLPAYSKNIVVESTQFSNQGTMAGAALVKDAMYNGSLLIRLLQG, encoded by the coding sequence GTGGTTGCTGATAGTCAGCCAGGGCATATTGATCAGATCAAGCAGACAAATGCGGGTGCGGTTTATCGCCTGATTGATCAGCTTGGTCCGGTTTCGCGTATCGATCTTTCGCGCCTGGCACAACTGGCGCCTGCCAGTATTACCAAGATTGTTCGCGAAATGCTGGAAGCGCACCTGGTTCAGGAAACGGAAATTCAGGAGCCGGGCAGCCGTGGCCGTCCGGCGGTGGGTCTGGTTGTCGAAACAGAAGCGTGGCACTACCTGTCGCTACGGATCAGCCGTGGGGAAATTTTTCTCGCATTGCGGGATCTGAGCAGCAAACTGGTGGTTGAAGACCGTCTGGAACTGCCACTTGATGCAGAGCAACCTCTCCTGGAGTCTATTCTCTCCCATATCGATCACTTCTTTATTCGCCATCAGCAACGGCTTGAACGCTTAACAGCAATAGCTATCACCATGCCGGGTATTATTGACACTGAGAATGGCATTGTGCACCGAATGCCGTTTTACGATGGCGTCAAAGAGATGCCTTTGGGTGATGTACTGGAAAATCATACTGGTGTGCCGGTCTATATTCAGCATGATATCAGTGCCTGGACGATGGCGGAGGCGCTGTTTGGCGCATCGCGCGGTGCGCGGGACGTGATTCAGGTTGTCATTGATCACAACGTAGGCGCCGGGGTGATTACGGATGGTCGTTTGCTTCATGCTGGCAGCAGCAGCCTGGTGGAGATCGGCCATACTCAGGTCGATCCTTATGGTAAACGCTGCTACTGCGGGAATCATGGCTGCCTGGAAACCATCGCCAGTGTTGAAAGTGTGCTCGAACTGGCACAGGTACGGCTCAGTCAGTCGATGAGTTCCACGCTGCATGGCCAACCGCTAACGGTTGATTCCCTGTGTGCGGCGGCAAAGCAGGGCGATCTGCTGGCCAAAGACATCATTACGGGTGTCGGTAACAACGTTGGGCGTATCCTCGCCATCATGGTGAATTTGTTTAATCCTCAAAAAATTCTGATAGGTTCGCCGCTCAGTCAGGCTGCCGATATCCTGTTTCCGGCGATCTCAGATTGTATCCGCCAACAGTCGCTTCCCGCCTACAGCAAGAACATCGTGGTAGAAAGCACCCAGTTTTCCAACCAGGGAACCATGGCAGGCGCTGCGCTGGTGAAAGATGCAATGTATAACGGATCATTACTGATTCGCTTGTTGCAGGGTTAA
- the bioD gene encoding dethiobiotin synthase: MLKRFFVTGTDTSVGKTVVSRALLQALAASGKRVAGYKPVAKGSKETPEGLRNKDALVLQSVSTLELPYHAVNPIALSEDESSVAHSGLINYTLLSNGLAHLSEKVDHVVVEGTGGWRSLMNDLRPLSEWVVQEQLPVVMVVGIQEGCINHALLTAQAIANDGLPLIGWVANRINPGLAHYAEIIDVLSKKLPGPLVGELPYLPRAEQRDLAQYIDLSVFGDMLSVDRVVA; the protein is encoded by the coding sequence ATGCTTAAGCGTTTCTTTGTAACGGGTACTGATACTTCTGTCGGGAAAACCGTTGTATCCCGCGCGTTGCTGCAAGCCTTGGCGGCCAGCGGTAAACGTGTTGCAGGGTACAAACCCGTCGCAAAAGGCAGTAAAGAGACGCCAGAAGGCCTGCGCAATAAAGACGCGCTGGTTCTGCAAAGCGTCTCGACCCTGGAATTACCGTATCACGCGGTTAATCCCATTGCGTTAAGCGAAGATGAAAGTAGCGTGGCGCACAGTGGCCTGATTAATTACACCCTGTTGTCGAATGGTCTCGCTCACCTGAGTGAGAAGGTTGATCACGTTGTGGTCGAAGGGACGGGGGGCTGGCGTAGCCTGATGAACGACTTACGCCCATTGTCGGAATGGGTTGTGCAGGAACAACTGCCGGTCGTTATGGTTGTAGGCATCCAGGAAGGGTGCATCAACCACGCGCTGCTGACGGCACAGGCTATCGCCAATGACGGTTTGCCGTTAATTGGTTGGGTGGCAAACCGTATCAACCCTGGTCTGGCGCATTACGCTGAAATTATCGACGTATTGAGCAAAAAACTGCCGGGACCGCTGGTGGGTGAACTGCCTTATTTGCCACGTGCAGAGCAGCGTGATTTAGCGCAGTACATCGATCTCTCGGTGTTCGGCGACATGCTCTCCGTAGATCGAGTCGTGGCGTAA
- the clcB gene encoding voltage-gated ClC-type chloride channel ClcB produces MQRLHAYPDIRAMFRRLLIATLTGVLAALAVALFRHAMYLLEWLFLSNESGSLVNAASQLSPWRRMLTPALGGLAAGILLWGWQRLTSQRPHAPTDYMEAIDTGDGQFDYGACLVKSLASLLVVASGSAIGREGAMILLAALAASFFAQRFTPKSEWKLWIACGAAAGMASAYHAPLAGSLFIAEILFGTLMLASLGPVVIAAVVALLTTRLLSPGASTLYEVHLSETLNALDYALIVGTGLLAGVCGPLLMGLMAFSHSLFLRLKLSPPWQLALGGLIVGLLSLLTPRVWGNGYSVVQAFLLAPPLLSVIAGVFICKLLAVLASSGSGAPGGVFTPTLFVGMATGMLFAQIVSLWFPVPEAGILLGLAGMATLLAATTHAPIMSALMVCEMTGQYFLLPGLLVACVVASVLSRTLRHDSIYGEHVAEHREIDVLR; encoded by the coding sequence ATGCAGCGTCTTCATGCTTACCCTGACATCCGCGCGATGTTTCGCAGGCTCCTGATTGCCACGTTGACTGGCGTGCTGGCGGCACTGGCCGTCGCCCTGTTTCGCCATGCCATGTATCTGCTTGAGTGGTTATTTCTCAGTAATGAAAGCGGCAGCCTGGTCAATGCCGCCAGTCAGCTTTCCCCCTGGCGACGCATGTTAACACCTGCCCTGGGCGGGCTGGCTGCGGGAATATTGCTCTGGGGCTGGCAACGACTGACCTCGCAACGCCCTCATGCCCCCACCGATTATATGGAAGCGATCGATACGGGCGACGGACAGTTTGACTACGGGGCTTGCCTGGTAAAATCCCTCGCGTCACTGCTGGTGGTAGCCAGTGGGAGCGCCATAGGCCGGGAAGGGGCAATGATCCTGCTTGCCGCGCTTGCGGCCTCTTTTTTTGCTCAGCGCTTTACGCCCAAATCAGAATGGAAACTCTGGATTGCCTGCGGCGCAGCGGCCGGTATGGCCAGCGCTTACCATGCACCGTTAGCCGGAAGCCTGTTTATTGCGGAAATTCTGTTTGGCACACTGATGCTGGCGTCACTGGGTCCGGTAGTGATTGCCGCGGTGGTAGCCCTGCTAACGACACGACTGCTCAGCCCTGGCGCCAGTACGCTTTATGAGGTCCATCTTAGTGAAACGCTTAACGCTCTGGATTATGCCCTGATCGTCGGGACGGGACTGTTAGCCGGTGTATGTGGTCCACTTCTGATGGGGTTGATGGCATTTAGCCATTCGCTGTTTCTGCGCCTCAAACTCTCCCCGCCGTGGCAACTCGCACTTGGCGGGTTAATCGTGGGGCTGCTTTCTCTGCTGACACCGAGGGTCTGGGGGAACGGTTACAGCGTTGTCCAGGCATTTCTTCTCGCTCCACCGCTGTTGTCAGTTATAGCAGGGGTTTTTATCTGTAAGCTGCTGGCCGTCCTTGCCAGTAGCGGCTCGGGCGCACCGGGCGGCGTGTTTACGCCGACACTGTTTGTGGGTATGGCGACGGGAATGTTGTTTGCTCAGATTGTGTCATTGTGGTTCCCGGTTCCGGAAGCAGGGATTTTACTGGGGCTGGCAGGAATGGCAACATTGCTGGCTGCCACAACGCACGCACCGATCATGTCGGCACTGATGGTCTGTGAAATGACCGGGCAGTATTTTTTACTGCCCGGTTTGCTGGTTGCCTGTGTGGTGGCATCCGTGTTGTCGAGAACGTTACGCCACGACTCGATCTACGGAGAGCATGTCGCCGAACACCGAGAGATCGATGTACTGCGCTAA
- the osmV gene encoding osmoprotectant ABC transporter ATP-binding protein OsmV, with protein sequence MIKLENLTKQFSQKQGQMLKAVDNVNLNVPEGEMCVLLGPSGCGKTTTLKMINRLITPSSGTILINGEDTSAMDTVTLRRNIGYVIQQIGLFPNMTIEENITVVPRMLGWDKTRCKTRAEELMDMVAMDPHKFLNRYPREMSGGQQQRIGVIRALAADPPVLLMDEPFGAVDPINREVIQNQFLEMQRQLKKTVMLVSHDIDEALKLGDRIAIFRQGRIVQCASPDELLAKPANEFVGSFVGQDRTLKRLLLVSAGDVTDQQPTITVRETTSLSEAFVTMDDHDIRAITVVDDHGKPLGFVKRREARNTGGSCADILHPFRMTGKAEDNLRVVLSRLYESNTSWMPIVDEDGRYNGEISQDYIAEYLSSGRTRRALNIHSDS encoded by the coding sequence ATGATAAAACTGGAAAACCTCACCAAGCAATTTTCACAGAAACAGGGCCAGATGCTTAAGGCCGTGGACAACGTTAATCTGAACGTTCCCGAAGGGGAAATGTGCGTGCTACTTGGCCCATCCGGTTGCGGTAAAACCACCACACTGAAGATGATTAACCGCCTGATTACGCCGAGTAGCGGAACCATCCTGATTAACGGGGAAGACACCAGCGCGATGGATACCGTGACGCTTCGCCGAAACATTGGTTACGTGATCCAGCAGATTGGCCTGTTTCCAAACATGACCATTGAAGAGAACATTACTGTTGTGCCTCGCATGCTGGGCTGGGATAAAACCCGCTGTAAAACCCGTGCCGAAGAGCTGATGGATATGGTGGCGATGGATCCGCATAAGTTTCTCAACCGTTACCCGCGCGAAATGTCCGGCGGACAACAGCAACGTATCGGCGTGATCCGCGCTCTGGCTGCCGATCCGCCGGTATTGCTGATGGATGAACCCTTTGGCGCGGTTGACCCAATTAACCGTGAAGTGATCCAGAACCAGTTTCTTGAGATGCAGCGCCAACTGAAAAAGACCGTGATGCTGGTGAGCCATGATATTGACGAAGCGCTGAAGCTGGGCGACCGTATTGCCATCTTCCGTCAGGGACGAATTGTGCAATGTGCCAGCCCGGATGAGCTGCTGGCTAAACCTGCCAACGAATTTGTCGGTTCATTTGTCGGCCAGGACCGGACGCTGAAACGCCTGTTGCTGGTTTCCGCGGGCGATGTCACCGATCAACAGCCTACGATTACGGTGCGCGAAACCACTTCGCTTTCAGAGGCATTCGTCACCATGGATGACCACGATATTCGGGCGATCACCGTGGTCGATGATCACGGCAAGCCGCTGGGCTTTGTCAAACGCCGTGAGGCGCGTAACACGGGTGGTTCATGTGCTGATATTCTTCATCCGTTCCGTATGACCGGTAAAGCCGAAGACAACCTGCGCGTGGTGCTTTCACGTCTTTATGAGAGCAACACCAGCTGGATGCCGATTGTTGACGAGGACGGGCGCTATAACGGCGAAATTTCGCAGGATTACATTGCGGAATACCTGAGTTCCGGCCGTACACGACGGGCACTGAACATTCATAGCGACAGTTAA
- the osmW gene encoding osmoprotectant ABC transporter permease OsmW: protein METVHYIFDNWGYLLTLTMQHLWLVALAVGLAIVIGVPLGILIVRHKWLATPVLGIATIVLTIPSIALFGLMIPLFSLIGQGIGALPAITAVFLYSLLPIVRNTHTALDNLPPGLREAGRGIGMTFWQRLRWVEIPMALPVIFGGIRTAVVMNIGVMAIAAVIGAGGLGLLLLNGIGGSDIRMLIAGALMICLLAIVLDWLLHRLQVVLTPKGIR, encoded by the coding sequence ATGGAGACCGTTCACTACATTTTTGATAACTGGGGTTATCTGTTAACGCTGACGATGCAACATCTGTGGCTGGTGGCGCTCGCCGTCGGGCTGGCCATTGTCATCGGTGTACCGCTGGGGATTTTGATTGTTCGCCACAAATGGCTGGCGACACCGGTACTGGGGATCGCCACCATTGTGCTGACCATTCCCTCCATTGCGCTGTTTGGCTTAATGATCCCACTCTTTTCGCTGATCGGTCAGGGCATCGGAGCTCTGCCCGCCATCACTGCAGTATTTCTCTACTCGCTACTGCCTATCGTGCGTAACACCCATACCGCGCTGGACAATCTGCCGCCAGGCCTGCGTGAAGCAGGACGCGGCATTGGCATGACCTTCTGGCAGCGACTGCGTTGGGTCGAAATCCCGATGGCACTGCCGGTCATTTTCGGCGGTATCCGTACCGCTGTGGTGATGAACATCGGGGTAATGGCAATTGCCGCCGTTATCGGCGCGGGCGGGCTGGGTTTGCTGCTGCTTAATGGTATTGGCGGCAGTGACATCCGTATGTTGATTGCGGGCGCACTGATGATCTGTCTTTTAGCGATTGTGCTCGACTGGTTGCTGCATCGTTTGCAGGTCGTACTGACTCCAAAGGGGATTCGATAA
- the osmX gene encoding osmoprotectant ABC transporter substrate-binding protein OsmX encodes MRLFSALTALLAAALFTSQALAAPLILATKSFTEQHILSAMTVQYLQKRGFQVQPQTNIATVISRNAMINKQIDMTWEYTGTSLIIFNHITKRMSPQESYETVKRLDAKHGLVWLKPADMNNTYAFAMQRKRAEAEHINTMSEMVAKIEQIRKTDPDNNWLLGLDLEFAGRSDGMTPLQKAYDMTLDRPQIRQMDPGLVYNAVRDGFVDAGLIYTTDGRVKGFDLKVLEDDKGFFPSYAVTPVVRQDTLEANPGLEEALNTLSSQLNNDVITELNKKVDIDHQSPQQVARDFLRSKQLL; translated from the coding sequence ATGAGACTGTTTTCAGCCCTGACGGCACTGCTTGCCGCTGCGCTGTTCACCAGCCAGGCACTGGCCGCCCCGCTAATTCTGGCGACCAAGAGCTTTACCGAGCAGCACATCCTGTCGGCCATGACCGTGCAGTATCTGCAAAAGAGAGGTTTTCAGGTTCAACCGCAGACCAACATTGCGACGGTGATCTCCCGTAATGCGATGATCAATAAGCAGATTGATATGACCTGGGAATATACCGGTACATCGTTGATTATCTTTAACCACATCACTAAACGCATGTCGCCGCAGGAGTCCTACGAGACAGTGAAACGCCTGGATGCGAAACACGGTCTGGTGTGGCTCAAACCCGCTGACATGAACAACACGTATGCCTTCGCCATGCAGCGTAAACGCGCTGAAGCAGAGCACATCAACACCATGTCGGAGATGGTGGCAAAGATTGAGCAGATCCGCAAAACCGATCCAGACAACAACTGGTTACTGGGGCTTGACCTTGAGTTTGCCGGCCGTAGTGACGGGATGACGCCACTGCAAAAGGCCTACGATATGACGCTGGACCGCCCGCAGATTCGCCAGATGGACCCCGGACTGGTCTATAACGCAGTGCGGGATGGCTTTGTCGATGCCGGGCTTATCTACACCACCGATGGACGGGTGAAAGGCTTCGATCTGAAAGTGCTGGAAGATGATAAAGGGTTCTTCCCGAGCTATGCCGTCACCCCGGTTGTCCGTCAGGACACGCTGGAGGCGAACCCGGGCCTCGAAGAGGCGCTAAACACGCTCTCCAGCCAGTTAAACAACGATGTCATCACCGAACTGAACAAGAAGGTGGACATTGATCATCAGTCACCGCAGCAGGTCGCCCGTGATTTCCTGCGTAGCAAACAGCTGCTGTAA
- the osmY gene encoding osmoprotectant ABC transporter permease OsmY, producing MHPLLKRTLLFISTLVVILAILIWGIGFETIKARQVDLLYLGQQHLILVFSSMFFALLIGIPGGILLSRPAARGSAEYIMQIFNVGNTLPPLAVLALAMVVLGIGDKPAIIALFLASLLPIVRNTYAGLCSVPASLLEAANGIGMTKWQRLRQVEIPNAWPVMLSGIRIATAINVGTAPLAFLIGASSYGELIFPGIYLNDFPTLILGASATALFALILDTLLAALGRLMSPHLAQ from the coding sequence ATGCACCCGTTACTTAAACGTACGCTGCTTTTTATCAGCACTCTCGTCGTGATCCTCGCCATCCTCATCTGGGGCATTGGGTTCGAGACAATCAAAGCACGTCAGGTGGACCTCCTCTACCTGGGACAACAGCACCTGATTCTGGTTTTCTCGTCGATGTTCTTTGCGTTACTCATTGGTATTCCTGGCGGGATCCTGTTGAGCCGTCCTGCTGCGAGAGGAAGTGCCGAATACATAATGCAGATCTTTAATGTGGGCAATACGCTTCCGCCGCTGGCCGTACTCGCCCTGGCGATGGTGGTGCTTGGGATTGGCGATAAGCCCGCAATCATTGCTCTGTTCCTTGCATCCCTTCTGCCCATCGTCCGCAACACCTATGCCGGGCTGTGTTCCGTACCCGCGTCACTCCTGGAAGCGGCTAACGGGATCGGGATGACAAAATGGCAACGCCTGCGACAAGTCGAAATTCCCAACGCCTGGCCAGTGATGCTTTCCGGGATCCGCATTGCCACCGCCATCAACGTGGGTACAGCTCCGCTGGCTTTCCTGATTGGGGCCAGCAGTTACGGCGAGCTGATTTTCCCCGGAATCTACCTGAATGACTTCCCGACGCTGATTCTGGGCGCGTCGGCCACTGCGTTGTTCGCCCTGATTCTGGATACGTTGCTGGCCGCTCTCGGCCGCCTGATGAGCCCACATCTCGCGCAATAA
- a CDS encoding glutathione S-transferase family protein — protein sequence MLTILGKTTSINVRKVLWTCEEAGLEYRQEDYGSGFASTQTDEFRAMNPNAMVPVLIDDEFVLWESNSICRYLARKAGRYDLLPSEPQACANVEHWMDWQATEFNNAWRYVFPALARKNPDYNDQNAIAAGIKEWNHCIGIVEQQLQRTGAWAAGDAFTLADVVLGLSVNRWKMTPFDHPDVPAIDAWFARLNLRPAFLRHGNNGMV from the coding sequence ATGCTCACGATTCTCGGCAAAACAACCTCCATAAACGTTCGCAAAGTGCTCTGGACCTGCGAAGAAGCAGGTCTTGAGTATAGACAGGAGGACTACGGCAGCGGTTTTGCCTCAACCCAGACCGATGAATTCCGCGCCATGAACCCCAATGCGATGGTTCCGGTGCTGATTGACGATGAATTTGTGCTGTGGGAGTCCAATTCAATTTGCCGTTATCTGGCACGCAAGGCCGGACGCTACGACCTGTTACCCTCGGAGCCGCAGGCCTGCGCAAACGTCGAACACTGGATGGACTGGCAAGCAACTGAATTTAACAACGCCTGGCGTTATGTTTTCCCGGCCCTGGCACGCAAGAACCCGGACTATAACGATCAAAATGCCATTGCTGCCGGCATTAAAGAGTGGAATCACTGCATCGGTATTGTAGAACAACAGCTCCAGCGAACAGGCGCATGGGCTGCGGGCGATGCTTTTACTCTGGCGGACGTTGTGCTGGGGTTATCGGTGAACCGCTGGAAAATGACCCCCTTTGACCATCCGGACGTACCTGCAATTGATGCATGGTTTGCTCGCCTGAACCTGCGGCCGGCATTTCTTCGTCACGGGAACAACGGAATGGTGTAA